In bacterium, the sequence AACTTTCTCGCCATTAAACTAAGAGCTTTATATGTACGGTGCCCACTCCTTCACATAGTAAAATGTGTAAAGGTGTGGCATGCGTCTTGGAATAATATTTAATGTAGATTTTTATGAGCTTATTAAAAAATTGAAAATCCACGAGAGGAGGCCTAAAATTATTACATTCAAATTAAAGGAGAGTATAAATGGGGTGCGGTTGTGTAGGCAACTTCTTATTCTGGGAAAACAATATAGTGAGGTTCGCCTCGCCATCAAAAAAGACAAAGAAGCTCTAAAACGATTAGATCCAGCTTTTGAAACCCCTTACCAGTACCTGTTTCACGCAGGTTTTCAGTCCCTTAAACTTTACAGGTATTCTCATATGCTTTATGAAACGGGGTTCAAGCTTATTGCCTTCGCTATATATCACCTTGCCAGAATATTATACGGCGTTGACATACATCCAGCTGCTGTTATAAAACCAGGGGTTGTGATAGACCACGGGGTTGGTTTGGTCATTGGCTCAACGGCAGTAGTAGGAAGTGGCACTGTACTATATCACGGCGTTACCCTCGGTTCAAAAAATCTCTCAACGGGCAAGCGACATCCTACCCTCGGCAGAAACGTCTTTGTGGGAGCCGGTGCGAAAATACTCGGGCCTGTTAAAATAGGCGATGGAGCCAAAATTGGGGCAAATAGTGTGGTCCTTAACGATGTTCCAGAAAATGCTACGGCAGTAGGGATTCCAGCTAAGATCATTATAAAAACTACTCCCAATTCAAAAAATAGTGACGACTTAGATCACCTTTGTGAAGACGAGGAAAGCCACTGTTTATGTCTAAACACAAGTCATTGGATAGCACAAGAGGTGAAATAAATGGCGAAAAAGCAAAGCGATCTTCTGTCAACCTTGTCTTTCATAAAAATCGGTGATACACCATTAGTTTATCTGCAAAAATACGAAATATTCGTAAAACTTGAAAGATCCAATCCTACGGGTAGTATAAAAGATAGAGCCGCTTACTTCATGCTATTTCAAGCAATCAAAGAAGGCAAAATAACGCGACATACCACTATCGTGGAACCTACCAGCGGAAATACGGGAATATCCTTAGCCTGGCTGGCAACTCAATTGGGTCTAAAGGCAATCTTAACAATGCCAAAAGCAGCATCTATCGAAAGAATCAAGCTCTTACAAGGTCTGGGAGCAAGAGTAATATTAACTGATACCATTGAAGAAGCCGTAGAAAAAGCCAAAGCTATTTCCGAAAATAAGGATTTTTTTATGCCAAACCAGTTTGAAAACGAAAGGAATGTACTTGCTCACTTTTCTACAACAGGGCCTGAAATCCTAAAACAAATGGACTATCAACTTGATGCTTTTGTAGCTGGTGTAGGATCCGGAGGAACAATAACGGGTGTTGGGAAGTTCCTAAAAGAATTTAACCCGACCATAAAAATCATAGCGGTTGAGCCAAAACAATCCGCAATTTTAAGTGGTGGTTCCCCTGGTAAACACAAAATTCAGGGAATAGGTGCGGGCTTTAAGCCTAAAATACTTGATTTAAAGCTGATTGATGAAATAATCCAAATCGATGACAGCGAAGCACTGGGTTGGACGGTCAAATTGTGGAAAGAAGGAATATTTGCAGGAATATCCTCCTCAGCCAATCTCTTGGCATCCTTGAAGATCAAAGAGAAGTACAAATTTAAAAGAATTGTTACCGTTTTTCCAGATGATGGGTATAAATACCTTTCGCAGATTCTGGGCAATTCTTAACGAGTCCATGCACTAACTTACATTTTAAAGAAGGTAAAACACAGCTTTATACTGCCTTCTTGACTTTCCATGCGCGGCTTAATATAATATCATCAATGGTAATGTGTGGTTTGTTATTTGTGTTTACATCGAATATTCTACTTATTAATTATTTCGCACTTAATTTCAACAATAATAACGTCCCCCGCTCATAAGGGGGACGGCATACTAAATCAATAGAACCCCGCTTGTTCTTTGATTCCCAAAAGGAGGTAAAACTATGTTAGAGTTTGAAATCTTTGAACATTTAAAAGACGAAAAAGTAAAAATAGCAGTAAGGGTTCAATCCCTTATAATCAAAATTTTGAGAGATTTTCTCCACGAAAAGGGATTTTTTGAAATTCTCCCCGTCGTGATTTCCAGAGTTACCGATCCCCTATCAGAGGTTAAAAAATCCATATCCTTTGAAATCTATGGTCAGCAATATCAGCTCACCAAAAGCATGATCTTTCACAAAAGGATGGCTCTATTCAATCTCGACAGAATATTCACCCTTTCCCCGAACATAAGAATTGAAGAGGAAAAGAAATCCTCAACACGAAGACATCTTGTGGAATTCGTCCAGCTTGACGTTGAAATAAAAAATGCAAAAATGCAAGAGGTGATGAATCTCATCGAAGAAATGCTAACTTACTTATTCAAAAGGTTAAAAGATGAGGCTAAAGAAGAACTGGCTTACTTTGGTAGAACTCTTCCCGAAATCAGTCCCCCTTTTCCTGTTTATGAATTTGAAGACGTTTACAGCCTATATGGAGAAGATTACGAAAAGGTTATCTCTGAAAACTCATCAGTTCCGGTTTGGATAGTCCATTTTCCTGAAGGGAGAAGAGAATTTTATTATAAGACAATCCCATCAACGGGGAAAATGGCCGACTTCGA encodes:
- a CDS encoding cysteine synthase family protein — its product is MAKKQSDLLSTLSFIKIGDTPLVYLQKYEIFVKLERSNPTGSIKDRAAYFMLFQAIKEGKITRHTTIVEPTSGNTGISLAWLATQLGLKAILTMPKAASIERIKLLQGLGARVILTDTIEEAVEKAKAISENKDFFMPNQFENERNVLAHFSTTGPEILKQMDYQLDAFVAGVGSGGTITGVGKFLKEFNPTIKIIAVEPKQSAILSGGSPGKHKIQGIGAGFKPKILDLKLIDEIIQIDDSEALGWTVKLWKEGIFAGISSSANLLASLKIKEKYKFKRIVTVFPDDGYKYLSQILGNS
- a CDS encoding asparagine synthetase A, with protein sequence MLEFEIFEHLKDEKVKIAVRVQSLIIKILRDFLHEKGFFEILPVVISRVTDPLSEVKKSISFEIYGQQYQLTKSMIFHKRMALFNLDRIFTLSPNIRIEEEKKSSTRRHLVEFVQLDVEIKNAKMQEVMNLIEEMLTYLFKRLKDEAKEELAYFGRTLPEISPPFPVYEFEDVYSLYGEDYEKVISENSSVPVWIVHFPEGRREFYYKTIPSTGKMADFDLLYPYGYGEAISGGEREDDRTNVINKLRNKDAEFLKTFYLKLLEEGVPPSAGFGIGIERLTMFVCGLSHIVYTKFFPKLPLKEVQFI
- a CDS encoding serine O-acetyltransferase, which produces MRLGIIFNVDFYELIKKLKIHERRPKIITFKLKESINGVRLCRQLLILGKQYSEVRLAIKKDKEALKRLDPAFETPYQYLFHAGFQSLKLYRYSHMLYETGFKLIAFAIYHLARILYGVDIHPAAVIKPGVVIDHGVGLVIGSTAVVGSGTVLYHGVTLGSKNLSTGKRHPTLGRNVFVGAGAKILGPVKIGDGAKIGANSVVLNDVPENATAVGIPAKIIIKTTPNSKNSDDLDHLCEDEESHCLCLNTSHWIAQEVK